AGGTTCCGGTTCGACGTCGTGAGCGTCTACAAAGGATGCTTTGCATGATAGAATTTTCAAAAAACGTGTCAATCGCGAAATAATCTTACGGGGGTGGGCCCAGAACCACCGACCGGTAGGAGCGGCGCCCCCGGTGGGGAGCCGTATCATGGCAAAAACTCCTTGCTGACCCTGGGTAAGGCGGCTAGAATATTGTACATGCTTGCAAAGGAGGGCATTTTGGCGCTCACTGTTCCCCGCCGCCCCACCCGCCCCATTCGTCTGGGTACCGTCACCATCGGAGGGGGCGCTCCCGTCGTGGTCCAATCCATGACCAACACCGATACCCGCGACTGGCGGGCCACCGTGGCCCAGATCCGACGCCTCGAGGCCGCCGGGTGTGAGCTGGTACGGGTTGCCGTTCCGGACGGTGAGGCCGTGGCGGCGCTGCCACTCATTCGAAAGCACATCAGTATTCCCCTCATCGCCGACATCCATTTCGATCATCGGCTGGCCCTCGGATCGCTCGAGGCCGGCGTAGACGGGCTGCGGATCAACCCGGGAAACATCGGCGGTGCGGACCGGGTGAAAAAGGTGGCGCGGCTTGCCCTGGAGCGTCGGGTGCCCATTCGGATCGGCGTCAACAGCGGGTCTCTGGAACGGGATCTCCTCGAACACTACGGCCGCCCGACGCCGGAAGCCCTGGTGGAGAGCGCGCTCCGCCACGTGCGGCTTCTTGAAGACCACGGCTTCGGCCTCATCAAAATTTCCCTCAAGTCGTCGGATGTCCTGACCACGGTGGCCGCCTATCGGCTCCTGGCCTCACGAACCGATTATCCCTTGCACTTGGGGGTCACCGAAGCGGGGACGGCGGTTCAAGGCGCCGTAAAGTCGGCGCTCGGGATCGGCATCCTGCTGGCCGAAGGAATCGGAGACACGCTTCGGGTTTCCATCACCGGCGACCCCGTGGACGAAATGCCCATCGCCTGGGGGATCCTTCGAGCGCTCCGGCTGCGCGAACGGGGTGTGGAACTGGTGAGCTGCCCTACCTGCGGCCGGACGGAAATGGATCTCATCGGACTCGCCGAGAAGGCCGAACGGCTGTTTCGAACCGTGCGGACGCCGATCAAGGTCGCCGTCATGGGATGCGTGGTGAACGGGCCCGGTGAGGCGCGCGAAGCGGATGTGGGCATTGCGGGAGGCCGCGGGACGGGGATCCTTTTCAAGAAAGGGCGCATGATCGAAAAGCTTCCGGAAAAAGAGCTGCTTTCCCGGCTGGTCAGGGAAGTGGAAGCCATGACGGGGGAGGCCGTGGATCCGGAGCGGGCTGAACAGCGGGGAAACGATCCCAGTGACCGAATTTTTCCAGATTGAAGACGCGTTGCTGGCCTATCACCCCGATGCGGACGTCCAATTGCTGGAAAAGGCTTATGTTTTCAGTGCGTTCGTCCATCGGGGGCGGTCGCGCGTTCCCGGTGAACCTTACCTGGAACATCCCTTGGAAGTGGCGTCTATCCTGACGCGGCTTCACCTGGACGACCGCAGCGTGGCCTCCGGGTTGCTCCACGACACCCTGGAAGAAGGGCTCACCTCCCCGGAAGAACTGGAGAAGGCTTTCGGGCCCACGGTGACCCGGATCATCGAGGGACTCACTCGGGTCAACCGGTTCCACTTTGGAAACGACAAGGAAAAGGCACAAGCCGAGACGCTTCGGAAGATGATCCTGGCCATGACCACCGACCTCAGGATCATCCTCATCACGCTCGCCGATCGGCTCCACGATCTGCGCGTCGCGGACCGTTTTCCGCCGGACGAGCGCCGGCGCATGGCTCAGGAAGCCATCGACATCTTCGCTCCACTGGCGGGTCGCCTGGGCATCGAGTGGATCAAGCTGCAGTTGGAAGACCTGGCGTTCCGCCGGCTGGAACCCGAAGCGTACGAGGCTATTTCCCAGGGACTGGCTCAAACCCGGGAAGAACGACGCAGCTACGTGGAGGAGGTCCGGCAGATCCTTATGGAAAAACTGAGGGAGCAGGGGCTGCGGGGCCGCATCATCGGCCGTTCCAAGCACCTCTACAGCATCTACCTCAAGATGATGAAGCAGAACCTGGACCTGGACCGCATCTACGACCTCATCGCCTTCCGCATCATCGTGGATTCCGTCCAGGACTGCTACGAAGCCCTGGGGATCGTCCATGCTTCTTGGGAACCCGTACCGGGCCGTTACAAGGACTACATTGCAAGGCCCAAGCCCAACATGTACCAGTCGCTCCACACCACGGTGATCGGCCCACTCGGCGAATCCATGGAGGTCCAGATCCGCACCGAAGAAATGGACCGCATCGCCCGGGAAGGGATCGCCGCCCACTGGCTCTACAAGGAAGGGCGACCCCTCCAGGGGGTCAGCCGAGAAGAAACCCAGCGTTTTTCGTGGCTCCGGCAGTTGCTGGAACCCGAACGCGGCTGGCAGGACCCGAAAACTCTTTTCGACAGCCTCCAGGTGGAACTCTACCCGGACGAAGTCTATGTCTTTTCACCGGAAGGCGATGTGAAGGTGCTGCCCCGGGGAGCCACCCCCGTGGATTTCGCCTACCACATCCACACGGAAGTCGGTCACCGGTGCGTTGGCGCGCGGGTCAACGGAAAGATCGTGCCGCTGCGCTACGAACTCCAAAACGGCGATACAGTGGAAATCCTCACCGCCAGCAAGCACCGCCCCAGCAAGGACTGGTTGAGCTTCGTCAAGACCGGCAAGGCGAAGAGCCGCATCCGCCATTGGATAAAGACCGAGGAACGGGACCGGTCCATCGCCATGGGCCGTGAGATCTGTGAGCGTGAATTTCGGAAGCGCGGTCTGAATTTCAATCACTACATCAATTCCCAGGAACTGCTGGACGTGGCCAGGGGGCTTTCGCTCAAAAGCGTGGAAGACCTGCTGGCGAGCATCGGCTACCGGAAGATTTCTCCCGTCCAGGTGATCGGGCGGCTCCCCATAGCCCCGGAAGATGAAGAACCTTCCAGGGAGGAAGCCTTCCTCGAAAAGATACCGGAAAGAAAGCGCACCGCCCGGACCGAGGAAGGCGTGCGCGTCCAGGGCGTCGACGATGTCATGATCCGGGTCGCGCGCTGCTGCAACCCGCTTCCCGGGGAGCCTATCGTGGGCTACATCACTCGGGGGCGCGGCATCACGGTGCACCGAAAGGGATGCAAGAACGTGAACAAGGGCGACCTGGAGCGCCGGATCGACGTGCAGTGGGATTCCGGGGAGTTGCAGAGTTACGCGGTGGATATCATGGTGACCTATGACGGCGACCGGACCGGCGTGGGTGTCCTGAGCGCCCTCTTGGGACAGCTGGACGTGGAGGTCGTGGACGTGAAGATCGGAGGCGCCGAAAACGGGCTCAGCCGCTTCCAGATGCGGATCGAAGTGCGGGATACAGAACATCTGAGTCGGGTGATCACGGCTCTGAGAAACGAAAAGCACGTCTACCGTGTACAGCGGATCGCTGAATGAAGCCTTTCCCCGGCCGGCCCCTCAGGCGGGCTTGACCACGACTCCCGTCCGGATACACCGGGTGCAGACGCGGACGCGGCGCACCGTCCCGTCGGAACCAACGTGGCGGACGCGCTGCAGGTTGGGATACCAGGTTTTCTTGGTCTTGTTGTTGGCGTGGCTCACGTTGTGGCCCACATGAGGCGTCTTGCCACAAAAGTCGCATTTCCGGCTCATCGCTTCCATCCTTTCCCGCAGGATCTACTGTTGCCTCACCGCCCGGTGAACGGATTCAGCCGTAAGCGCTCCGTCGTCCGATCGACGGACCGCTTTGTCTAACACACATCGCTTTATTAAGCAAGACGTTTTGAGCCAGGGTTTTTCCACCTTGTTCCCAAGCTCCAGCTTGGGAACACAACGGTGCCGAAGCTCCAGCTTCGATTCCCATGAGGCCGTGACCCATGCGAACCCGCTACAAAATCCATAACAAAGGACCCGAACACCCCGACTTCGTCACATCTCTTATTCTAGCGTGGATCCCGGTCTTCACTCACAAAGACCACTTCGAGATCCTGGCCGGCTCGCTTCGGTCCCCTCCCCTTAATCCCCTCCCACAAGGGGAGGGGATTAAGGGGAGGGGGGAAGGGCATGCGGCTGTATGCCCATGTGATCATGGAGAACCACATGCACCGCATCGCGAGTAGCCTAGATCTATCGAAGACCATGGAATCGTTCAAATCCTTTACAGCGAGGCGACTGATCGAAAGCATGATGGAGAAGAAAATGGACTGGCTGCTGCGTGAACCGGCCGATCATAAGGCCGGGCTCAAGAAGGAGACCACGTTTCAGGAGTGAGAGAAGGGAAGCCGGCGCTTCCCGGGCAGGCCGTTCCCAAGCCAGGACTTGCGAACGAGGGGAAAGAGCAAAGAACGATGAGAGAGCTTACCATTTTTAAAAGGCTTATCTTGGGTTACCTTGCAATCCTGTTGGTTGTTATCGCGATTGGAGTTTATTCTATCTTGAGTCTCGGTCAGTTGAACCAGATAATCCGATCCATCAGTTCTATTGATAGTGAAACCATACGGATGGCAAACCGTTTAAGGGATTTCGTCCTTACCCAGAGGGGGTTTGAAAAAAAGTATGTCGTGTCTAAAGATGGAGACTTCCACCGCCAGTTTCTGGAGACTGAGAAGTATATCGAAAAGCATCTGGAGCGGATAAGCGTCCTCATGGATACTGCTGAAGAAAGGAGATTAATTGCTGACGTAAAAGCGTTTCACAGCCAATACCTCTCTATAGCGCAAGAGGAAGTTCGTCTGATAAATAGCAACAAAACATACTCTCAAGAAATATATAATAGGAAAAAAGAGGATCTTGCTGATCAGATTATCCGCAAACTGGAAGAGGTTACAAAAATAGCAGAAGCGGATATGGATAGCAAGATAAAGATGTCAGGAAAGATCGGTTACCAGGCATCGAGAGTCACAGCAATTTTAACCATAGCGGCTGTTATCATGGCGCTTATGATTGCTTTCTTCACTGCCCGAACCATTAACAGCCCGATTGTTGAATTGATAAGGGGAACAAAACAGATTGCCGGAGGAACGTTTGAAAAACACGTAACGATAGCTTCTCCTCCAGAGATAAATGAGCTGGCAGAGGCATTCAATCATATGTGTGACCGACTCAAAGAGCTCGATGAGATGAAGGCCGATCTTATTTCCCATATATCCCATGAATTTCGAACCCCTTTGGCGGTAATCCGGGAGGCGGTAAGCCTGCATCGTGATTGTATTTCCACCGGTGCCATGGAAAAGCAGCTCCGTCTTGTCGGCATCATCGAGGAGGAATGCGAGAGACTGATAAACTCGGTGAATAAGGTGCTGAGCCTCTCTCGGATGGACGCCGGGATGATGGACTATCACATAGAGGGAGGCAGTCTTTCCCAGATCATAGAGATGAGCGCTTCAAAGATAAGACCGATTGCCGAAAGGAAGCGAATCGCTCTAAACATGGATGTTGCCCAAAGCCTGCCGTATGCGGCCATAGACACGGAAAAGATCAGTCAGGTACTTGACAACCTGTTGGACAATGCTCTGAAATTCACGCCGGAAGGTGGCAAGGTGTTGATTCGGGCGGCGATGAGAGACCGAAAGCCTTCAGGCGACCAAGAAAAGGGGTTCATTGAGGTTTCCGTATCCGATACCGGGTGCGGGATTCCGGCGGAAAACATTCAAGAGATCTTCGATAAATTCAAGAAGTTGCATGCCAAAGGCACAGGGTTGGGTCTCTACATAGCGCGCCAAATTGTCAGAGCCCATGGAGGCGATATATGGGTGAAAAGCGGGGAAAAAGCCGGAACCACCTTTTTTTTCACGGTACCTGTGTTTTAGTAGTCCTGCTATTATCTGCCGGGTGCGTCACGACTCCGACTTTTCAAAAGAAGTGGCAGGGACACAAACACCTTGATCTGGCTGAGGAGTCACTGAAGAAAGGAGACTATGAGGGGGCCTTGAAAGAATACGACCAGGTACTGAGATGTTTCCCCAGTGATTCGCCGGGAGATAGGGCCCTGTATCGCATGGGGATTATCTGGGCTCATCCCGATAATCCGCGCAGAGACTATGAAAAGGCCCTTGAACATTTTCAGCGGCTTGCACATAGTTTTCCCCAGAGCGACCTAAACCAGGAAGCCAGCGTGTGGCTGAGTGTTATGAATGAATATATCTGGTGCAGGGACAGGATCAAATCGCTGGAAGAGGAAATAGGTGCCTTACGAGATGCATATATTCGGTGTGGGGGGAGGATCGAACACCTTGAAAAGACGGTAGGCGTGTTAACAAAAAGGCTGGAAGCACTAAAGGAGATCGATATCAAAGTTGAAGAGAAAAAACGCAAAGATGTACCCGGGAACCGGGCAGGTGAGTGAAATGGCCGCAGAGCATATCCTGATAGTGGATGATGACAAAAATATGCTTGAGGTTCTAAGGCTCAGACTGGAGGCGGAAGGGTATACGGTCACTGCCACAGCCGGAGCGGAAGATGCCCTGAAAATGGCTGAAGATGAGTTGTTTGACCTGGCCCTTGTGGATCTCAAGTTGTCTGGAAAAGAAGATGGCATTGATCTAATGGAAAAGATGCATCATGTAGCTCCGGAAATGCCGGTTATCATCCTAACCGCTTACGGAACAATCGATACAGCGGTAGAGGCAATGAGGCGCGGAGCATATACTTATATCACCAAGCCCATCAACCGT
This is a stretch of genomic DNA from Desulfoglaeba alkanexedens ALDC. It encodes these proteins:
- the ispG gene encoding flavodoxin-dependent (E)-4-hydroxy-3-methylbut-2-enyl-diphosphate synthase, giving the protein MLAKEGILALTVPRRPTRPIRLGTVTIGGGAPVVVQSMTNTDTRDWRATVAQIRRLEAAGCELVRVAVPDGEAVAALPLIRKHISIPLIADIHFDHRLALGSLEAGVDGLRINPGNIGGADRVKKVARLALERRVPIRIGVNSGSLERDLLEHYGRPTPEALVESALRHVRLLEDHGFGLIKISLKSSDVLTTVAAYRLLASRTDYPLHLGVTEAGTAVQGAVKSALGIGILLAEGIGDTLRVSITGDPVDEMPIAWGILRALRLRERGVELVSCPTCGRTEMDLIGLAEKAERLFRTVRTPIKVAVMGCVVNGPGEAREADVGIAGGRGTGILFKKGRMIEKLPEKELLSRLVREVEAMTGEAVDPERAEQRGNDPSDRIFPD
- a CDS encoding RelA/SpoT family protein, which codes for MTEFFQIEDALLAYHPDADVQLLEKAYVFSAFVHRGRSRVPGEPYLEHPLEVASILTRLHLDDRSVASGLLHDTLEEGLTSPEELEKAFGPTVTRIIEGLTRVNRFHFGNDKEKAQAETLRKMILAMTTDLRIILITLADRLHDLRVADRFPPDERRRMAQEAIDIFAPLAGRLGIEWIKLQLEDLAFRRLEPEAYEAISQGLAQTREERRSYVEEVRQILMEKLREQGLRGRIIGRSKHLYSIYLKMMKQNLDLDRIYDLIAFRIIVDSVQDCYEALGIVHASWEPVPGRYKDYIARPKPNMYQSLHTTVIGPLGESMEVQIRTEEMDRIAREGIAAHWLYKEGRPLQGVSREETQRFSWLRQLLEPERGWQDPKTLFDSLQVELYPDEVYVFSPEGDVKVLPRGATPVDFAYHIHTEVGHRCVGARVNGKIVPLRYELQNGDTVEILTASKHRPSKDWLSFVKTGKAKSRIRHWIKTEERDRSIAMGREICEREFRKRGLNFNHYINSQELLDVARGLSLKSVEDLLASIGYRKISPVQVIGRLPIAPEDEEPSREEAFLEKIPERKRTARTEEGVRVQGVDDVMIRVARCCNPLPGEPIVGYITRGRGITVHRKGCKNVNKGDLERRIDVQWDSGELQSYAVDIMVTYDGDRTGVGVLSALLGQLDVEVVDVKIGGAENGLSRFQMRIEVRDTEHLSRVITALRNEKHVYRVQRIAE
- the rpmB gene encoding 50S ribosomal protein L28, whose translation is MSRKCDFCGKTPHVGHNVSHANNKTKKTWYPNLQRVRHVGSDGTVRRVRVCTRCIRTGVVVKPA
- a CDS encoding sensor histidine kinase — its product is MREGKPALPGQAVPKPGLANEGKEQRTMRELTIFKRLILGYLAILLVVIAIGVYSILSLGQLNQIIRSISSIDSETIRMANRLRDFVLTQRGFEKKYVVSKDGDFHRQFLETEKYIEKHLERISVLMDTAEERRLIADVKAFHSQYLSIAQEEVRLINSNKTYSQEIYNRKKEDLADQIIRKLEEVTKIAEADMDSKIKMSGKIGYQASRVTAILTIAAVIMALMIAFFTARTINSPIVELIRGTKQIAGGTFEKHVTIASPPEINELAEAFNHMCDRLKELDEMKADLISHISHEFRTPLAVIREAVSLHRDCISTGAMEKQLRLVGIIEEECERLINSVNKVLSLSRMDAGMMDYHIEGGSLSQIIEMSASKIRPIAERKRIALNMDVAQSLPYAAIDTEKISQVLDNLLDNALKFTPEGGKVLIRAAMRDRKPSGDQEKGFIEVSVSDTGCGIPAENIQEIFDKFKKLHAKGTGLGLYIARQIVRAHGGDIWVKSGEKAGTTFFFTVPVF
- a CDS encoding tetratricopeptide repeat protein, encoding MGEKRGKSRNHLFFHGTCVLVVLLLSAGCVTTPTFQKKWQGHKHLDLAEESLKKGDYEGALKEYDQVLRCFPSDSPGDRALYRMGIIWAHPDNPRRDYEKALEHFQRLAHSFPQSDLNQEASVWLSVMNEYIWCRDRIKSLEEEIGALRDAYIRCGGRIEHLEKTVGVLTKRLEALKEIDIKVEEKKRKDVPGNRAGE